The Arachis hypogaea cultivar Tifrunner chromosome 14, arahy.Tifrunner.gnm2.J5K5, whole genome shotgun sequence DNA window tagttgcatatatatatatatatatatatatatatatatatatatatatatatatatatatatatatatatatatatatataggcttgcattgcatttcatgagtttctacatgtttatacttatttccttatctccttcaattaagcatgaggacatactaatgtttaagtgtggggaggttgataaaccactattttatggtttatattgtgtttaattgtgtggttttatcatgatccttacccacttattcattaaattagcatgaaattataattccttcctgaatttataacatgtttgaaaactgcttcctagagactttaattatgtatttttaattctcctttattccattcgatgctgtgatctgtgtgttgagtgtttcagactttataaggcatgaatgagttggagattggaaaggaagctagcaaaaatggaaggaacacaagaatttgaggagataaccagcgagaagtgacgcggtcgcatggctcacgcgaccgtgcagattggaaaagctcaagcgacgcggtagcgtggacgacgcgaacgcgtggcaaggaaaagcgcgaatgacgcgtccgcatggatgacgcgatcgcgtgacatgtgcgatctgcataatctgcaaaattcgctgggagcgattttggaccttatttcgacccagttttcggcccggaacaacagactagagccagagaatatgcagaaacaaaagacaacattcattctagacagttttcagtttttagatctagttttactcctttaggttttttctctctaggttttagaattttaatttttaattggtcttagcattggaacattgagaagagttatttcctcatcaagacttcgtcattctagttcgttctcttaacttggttttattcttccatgttctttgctttgttcaattttttcaattgaatactttcatgattatttaatacaaggattatttcttctattttaatttattttccattccaataatcatgtcttcttttaattctctttcatatgttatggatttattatttacaatgagcgagtagtttcttcacttgatggggagttgattgaaaggaactcttgagttggaaggattgaaagagaatttgtaattgggttaactgttggattgctatccagtcactaacaccaatccctttgaactaagtgggttgcaactcgtgaatagatctagcattccaacttgtttgactttcctttacctagtaaaggataactaaacagaacaaccattaattataaattaatcttgaattcatcccatcaataatagtgattccaactaatcaactcccagtcaaggcttttattcatattatttaaattttctcaatttaattttccatctacttaactcaaccttttggaacatctgattaataaaatagcacacttttctgcaactcgttgggagacgacctgggactccaactcccagtaatttttaatttaaactctctgtgacatatttctaaattgataggcagattttcggtgagttaagaactatacttgcaacgtaactattttaataatttttaattcaccaacttctgtgcctcatcatgcatccccaagagtctatgcatagctttatctcaaataattagtattgctcaatggggtaacattcccgggaatttatatagtgcccagtcacacttacatcgtagggtcaacagagtatcgagttttcaacctggtacacatgGTGGCAAGTCACGGCACTTTATCCATGGAATCTCGTAGCTCAGATCAtttaaattcataagccatataaataattcaattataattcatcaacatccacatcattctcaatcgcatctcattcatcatcatatataaatcatattcaatccttatccttcattatcacacctctcattccgtccatcaatagttccaattcaaaacgtaattcattcttttctaaatgaaacaaacttaaaacatgctcattttcttaataactcaaaatcaaaccatataacctttgaatctaaatctttttaaataatcatacaaacaaaatctctaatttttataaaatttcggcagcatctcctctaaaagtcggactttgccacccttttcgggtccaaacctgcattcctttaacatacccttcctcatcatcataacaatcaccacaataaatctacctcagatcaacaattaaactcatacaatattcaaatccaacaaccaaaattcaactaagaatcatagttcacaaatcctaggcttttaacacaaaataaccTTTCTCATTATCAtaacaacctccacaatagttatacctcaaatcaataattcaccaaatcaccaattaatcaacaagcaccaaaccaaccatgttcatcaacaagaTACTAAGTATCAAATATACACATgcaatccaacttatcctatggtcatctagcctaagttttcacagaacattatatattaaatgcaagaaacctaaaccataccttagccgattcccaagtattattccaagacaattttcctaaaagaacatagccctcaaaacctcaactaatccgcttcctccaagttctagtattcacaatttcaagctccaattatttattcacaacctaatacacattcataacacatatatatccaatttaatactcaaagctcaaatccaatgaatttaaaatagaattatcatatcctcaccttacccaagcttcacataagcaagagtgaacatttttctcaagctaattggatcctaaaatatcagaaatcaaagaaattcaacattcccactcaaaattcgaaaattgggggaaagaAGAGGCTGAGGTTAAATAgtaagttacctatgaaattgttccggtagaaacgtagagctcgacgtggtgaacgtgtggccgcaaacgggcggcgatcggagcttggacggagaagttacggcgtTCAGAGTTCACCGTAAGGGTTTGCGGTGATTTTCGTTCTCTCCTCCCCTGTACGTGCTTCAGCTTTGTTTCAGCTGAAATGAGGGAGAAGAAATCCTTGGGTTCATTTAATAggttggtccggttggaccgacggcacggtttgggtccggttcaaccggtttggtccattcggtccaatcttggaccgttttcttcgaaattggtgtcaaaattctcgtttcgatgtgctctatcctaatttgatataattttcacatttctaatcttctttattaaaaactaatttattgactaattatctactaatttaaccggggtttacagtAACTAAATACCGTATTACTAACTCGCTAAAGTTAGTAACCCTAATGAAATTTGCTGGGATTACTCATATTTTGGGGCTAGATGTGCACCCGTGAAATTTTCACAACCCGCCATGCGAAAATGAATGGAGCACAGACATAACTACCCACTCCATGGGACCCATTAAATCCAcatgaatataaaatttttaatttatcctgatttatatatacataaatttatTTCTTGAATTTAGTAACCCTAATTCCTGCTTCCAATtcgaatctttctttttttttttctttcaaactcaTTCTCAGCctcgattctctctctctctctctttctctctctctctctaactcactttGTCTACTTCTCAAGTCCGTTACTACGTCGTTCAGTATCGTCCCAAAAATTATGTTATtatattagaatatatttttatattttttcctattttttgtgttaatttttttcaaaaatttttaaagaatatttgtAGATACCCCAAGAGATCTACGTttttttaagagaataattaaaaagGGACTTGCAAAGACGAAGAAAGGACGATGGCATTTTTTTTAAACGGGAGTGAGGGATAGAAAGAGGACCTGCCACACTTCCTTGAGTACCAATTACCATACCTAACTAACAATGGAGATCCAATCTAAGACGATTCAAGAGGAGGCGGACTTCATTTCCATTGGCACTTTAAGGTAATGAACCTAAGTCGAATTTGGGACCCTAACAAAGAGTTTGGGTTGATCTTGCTTACATTGAGGTCTTATTAGGCCCAAGTATATTTGagattaatattttgagtcatcATCGTTATAACAAAtactatattatttaatattataacacttagtatatataaaagttggatatatttacaagaattttttaattcaaattaaaaaattttaataattttttagtttatatattatttactaatataatgaaaaagtaaaaataacaataatctctcacataattaaaatagataatcctAATATATACCTGACACTACATATATCAacgattattatatatgataaatttttctcttttgtagtgattatttatataatttattgcacaatttttttcatcttaatatttaatgaatttaagatacaagatattatttaacatacaaaataaataacttaagtcATCATTTAGGACAATAGTGTAAATATCTATTTACTTATTAGtagtaaaaaatatgtaaatagtataAGCTAATAAAATCAACGGCTTGCCTGGCtgtcgataataatttaataaagtcGACAGCGCTTCtgtctataatatgagtttgagaattttatattcttaataaaatcgacgacattgccgtcgatattattatatataggggtggcaaaacgggtcgagcccgtcgggccgatccgctaaaaaaggcgggtcgggctaggatttggagcccgccaaattaaaaaaacccgccaaacccgcaccgccaaattggcgggttttggcggggcggggcgggccggtccgccgggccgaagatttttattttttattttttaatattaaataaaagagtgattactattataaaattaataattataaaatttttaaacacttttttttcattttttgtttttattcttcttttagttattaactttatttattttattttacaatttcatatatatgctcaaattatgtgacttattttttaaaataatgatgattctattgacaaatattattttgaacaattttattgaagttaaaaattaaaaaaaaaaagtatagtaaaaaaaattatattataatttgactattttttatttgtatttgattttttaattattattttttgattaattttaatgaattttatttttcaaaaaaaaaaaaagagtcaagcgggctagcccgccaaTCTGCTATAAAGCGgggcgggctagcattttgaacccattttagttggcaGGGCGGGCCGGTCCACCCCGTTTATGAGGCGggcctaggcggggcggggcgggttggggcgggccggcccgctttgccacccctaattatataaaatcgacgCCATTTCTGTCGATTTTTTGATCCAATAAAATCGACAATATCTTTGTCTATAATATGCTTACTAAAATCGACAATGCTGccgtcgatatttgattcaataaaatcgacacagttgccgtcgatttaattatttagataccGACAAATTCTGTATCTATATTTTGGCTTTCTTTGtctattttaaacttaaaaagcgACAACTCTGCCGTTGATTTTAATAgttatatgttttaattatttttttctatttaaaaagtaGTAACcaattaatgcaaataaacttttaaatatagaaataaaatagaaaacaattaatgcaaataaacttttaaatattagataataagttcacaaacttatcaaaataataaataattctcTAATATAAAGACTCAAGACAAGACAAATAACTAAACATAGACTTATATTCATTTAAATTGCAatccactaataatacaaaatattcaaaataaaacaaaacatttagctTTTCAAATTCTTTCTACAGTTTTTCTTTTCCAAACACTGTAGCTATCAGTATACATTATCATAACTACTCTTCTCATTTTCTATGCATtattacaaaaacaaaaaaataataataatgttgattattttgcctatattttcatcttctttcagTCATCATAAATATTCTCTGAAAACAATTTAATAATGatgaataagaaaatgaaaacgTTGACCTCCCTGCCGTCCATATCCATCTTCATTAGAGGCAGCTGGCAAAAATGTTGTGTTGGGTGAATCTCCAAGGCCATTATCATCATCAGAGGAACCCCATCTTGAGTAGTCACTTGGTCTGGAATATTCACTTGTTCTGGAATAGTCACTTGGCCTATAACCCCATCTAAATTCATCAAACAGAGAGGATTTTTCTCTATAGCTTTATCTAGCAACTCTATCAAGCACCTCAAGTAAACATATGCTATACACATTTCTAATTTTAGTAACAATGTTAGCATCATAAAGAAAGGTTAGCAAATGACAAAGATAATGAATAAATTGAAGTACCTGATCTTTGTTCTCTTGAGGTGGCTGATGAGGTTCTTCTtttttgggtggttcttccttTTCCccctgttcttcttgttgaggttTAGGCAAAGGTGAAATgagttctttttttttaactattattgaTCTTTTCCACCACCTTAGCTTAATCTTTAGATATGGACATCCTTTGATCATTCCTTTGATAACCATGAATctaaatgcaataatgaacattGTCTTTATTTGAATGAATAAAACATGTGAAAATTGACCTCTAAATATACTCAATCTTACTTCCACAAAACATACATCTATGCCCACAAACATTATCTAGGTCTGGTATGGACTTATTTTTACACTTCAATTTGACTCTCAGGTGTTCCGCTCATTGCTACTTAAAAAAGGTTACTATCTCAATTATGCAAAGGCTCTGGCCAGCATTGTGGCACCTTTGCTGCTTTCCTAAGAACTTTCCTACATGAATTTCCTTTTGTACATTTCCAGTCAGCATCATAACTGCACTTCACCTATCTTCTATTTCATAAAATTGACTTCACTGCCAAATCATAAACTCAAATATTTGGCAATTTAGAAAAACAActccaaaataaaaatagtcCATACATTTGAAGCTGCACATATTAATGCTGGATAGTGAAGCAGGGCATAAAAAGACTATCTTCAGCAGCTTAGATATCAAAAGGTTAGTGCCGTAGCTTATATCTTATCATTCATCAGGCCACTGTCATACGAGGTCAGTTGTATCCTAAAATATAGTAAAGTTTAGACAATAGAGGATTATTTGTACACCTCTAATCCTCTATACATATGTATTCCCTGTTGGGAAGACATTCATTTGAATTAATGAAAGATTGGAAATTGAACCTGTTCTCTCAAATTTTCTCTCTAGTTATCTCCCTCTTTTTTGAAACTAATGTATGCTGTTATCTACTATCTATCCCGTAACTTCCACCCcccgcccccccccccccccccccaggCGGGAAAAACTTGCGATAGTTGGAAAGGAAAATTAATCCAGTCGTCACATCACATGACTTTATTATGTTCCACCCCTCCTTTATTTCATCATATTCAAGATTGCAAGAAACTGTCTTAATTCAGAATCGAGATTTTTCATTTCCTTTTGTTCAATTCCTCATCTAGTCCAAAAACATAAAATGCAGAGGAGTCTACATAATTAATCTGTATACAATGGCTGAACCTATTAGATTTTAATAAAGCCAAAGAATTCAAGAATTAACTCACAGTGGAAAGTTCAGCTGATAATCGCTCTTCGTTTGCTGCTGCAGCATCTTTAGCTGAAATTAAATCCtagaaaggaaaaggaaaaaggaTCAATTAGTAAAGGGACATAAAAGCAACCGCAATTCAAGATGACCCATGGAACATTTGCAACCTCTTGCAAAGATTTAAGTTGTGTTTCTAGTTCCCTCACTCTATCCTTATTCCACTGCAGAGATTTTGAGCATTCACTAAATTGCCTCTCAACCTGAAAGCAATGACAATAAATCAAATATGCTATTGCCTCTTCATACAATTCTCCTAACCCTGCACCTTAAGTTACTGAACCTCTCATCACTGAGTATATGTACATAAAACCCTACAATAATAATGCTTTAATTAGCAACAAGAACAAGTTCTTTTAACTCTTACCAAACTAGAATGTTCGGATTCAAGGCAAGGAACGAAGGCTTCTTACCAGAGATGGTTTCCTTGGGTTATCTTTTAACTCTTCAACACCAAGGTGATGCTCAAAAGTCTTCTCTTTATCATCCGCAGCTCGAGACAATTTATCAACCTCTTTAAGCACAACAAGCCATCTTCTAAGCAACTCCACTCTTTCAGGTCCCCTGTAGGTGATAGCAGCTTCTTCCAATCTCTTAATTGTCTGTGCAACACTTCTATAATTCCGAGCAGCCTATCCATACACACAACGTGAAATCAGTGTCCTCATCATTCTCATCACCTCACATCAGAACACTTCAGTTACAAATTAATTTAGCTCCAAAACAGTAACTTTACAATAATTCATTCATTTAATTACAAATGGGGAAAAACAAGTACTAGTTTAGAAGATATGTAAAACAAACAGCTGAGACGAATAAAAACGAGGTCAATAAGTCACTAGAAACATGAAGGGGACACAAATTTTAACCTAGTTGGGAATTCGGGTAGCAATCACAGGCGAAATTGAAAGTAATACAGAAAGAGGGGAGAGTGAAGTTACAATGCGATCCTGAAGGATTTTGGCGCCCTCGGCGACGGCTTGGCCGGCGTGTTGTACGACGGCGCGAGTGAGGTTGGTATTGTTCCCAACCTCTACTGCTTTGGTCATCGCAGATCTCAGCCACGACATCTTCTATCACTGTCACTCCCTTTAATTTCACAGTTCAGATTACGAATGCCAACACTCAACACAGAAATGCATGCACCAAATTTAGGGTTTGAATAGTTGGTACGTAGTGAAGATAACAAGAATAAGGTGGTTTTGGAAATTGGAATCAATACAGAACCAGCATGTGTCTAAAGCAGCAAATTATGACCAGAATAAACATGACCAGAATTTCTAGATTTAGAAAACAGGATATTACAATTA harbors:
- the LOC112743759 gene encoding uncharacterized protein isoform X1, whose protein sequence is MSWLRSAMTKAVEVGNNTNLTRAVVQHAGQAVAEGAKILQDRIAARNYRSVAQTIKRLEEAAITYRGPERVELLRRWLVVLKEVDKLSRAADDKEKTFEHHLGVEELKDNPRKPSLVERQFSECSKSLQWNKDRVRELETQLKSLQEDLISAKDAAAANEERLSAELSTIHGYQRNDQRMSISKD
- the LOC112743759 gene encoding uncharacterized protein isoform X2, producing MSWLRSAMTKAVEVGNNTNLTRAVVQHAGQAVAEGAKILQDRIAARNYRSVAQTIKRLEEAAITYRGPERVELLRRWLVVLKEVDKLSRAADDKEKTFEHHLGVEELKDNPRKPSLDLISAKDAAAANEERLSAELSTIHGYQRNDQRMSISKD